The DNA sequence TGAACTTTCACCTCAAATACTTACTGAACAAAATTCTTCTGTCTGCAAACTACACAGACAGaagaatttacatttacaataaaACTGTACACTGTATTTTTTGTACTGCTTTACGTAGTTTGATACAGTGTATAATTATTATCCACTGCATCATCGTATGGTGTCCAGACAAACTTCATGCTCCTGGCATGTACTGGTTATTAAAGAACATTCGGTGGTGGCGTGTGTGTACTGGGGTTCTCACCTGTGTACCTGCCCACTAATGACGTCACGGTGCCCTCCTCCCCAGGCCGCCTGTGGTAGACCAGCTCGCCGCCCAGTGCCAAGGCGGGTGAGAGAGACTGCAGGTAGTGAGCCACTAGAATACCTAGCAAACCACAAACCACGACAAATGCAACGGGACTTCTGCCAAGGACTCTGTTGCGCGACAACCAACCTGAGCGACATTTGCTACTCATAATAAACCACTTCCAACAAAATCGGCCTAAAGTGCCATGCGGTGTTCGACACGACATCTTGATTAAAACTGAAAATCTCCCTCGGCTAATCCTTCATCTACGAGAAATCAAGAGAAATTACCAGATCCAACAAGGACATCTGGGTTGCCGAGAGTCACGGCAGCGGTGAAGTCGTCTCCGCGGTATTCCGCGTCACACTGCCAGTTCACAAACTTGTGTTGCTGTGTCTGTAATATAAGACAATGCCTCAAGCAAATGACACAACTTCTACATTAAACAGTTTGTACAGACAGAATTAAACAGACAGAAATGCAAATTAGCTGTAGTGGTAGCAGATCATTTTCTCTGGTGTGCAGTACCCACCTGGATAGCAATTTTGGAGCGTACGTGTGTCGTCAGCTGATGGATGATCTGTGCATTGAGACTGCCTGTGTTGTCCATATCACCAACAATTACTGGGAACGACtacgaaaaaaaaaatgtatgtgaaattAACATGCATCATTGGACAAACTGGATTATCTACTATACAATATACGCAGTTTAAACATCATTGCAGTTTAAAGGCCGTACATCTCACCAAAACACAGCTTACTACAGAAAAACTGCTGACATGTTAGGAGAGCTTTAGTTTAGTGAGTCTAGTTCTTTCATTTTACCTTAAAACATATTACACTGACAGTAGCAGCATAAAAGCATCAGATTGGTGAATTTTGATCTAAattttaatttgatttaaaaCTCACCTCTGCTGGTCCAGTTTGTTTGCTTCCAACATATGTGGCTCCAAACCTGTAACCCGAGTCCCCAAGGGTGCTAAGAGTAATAGTGTGGCTAACCTGTTGTGAACAAAAGGATGAGTTGCATGCCATGATAAAACGAACCTCTTCTTTCTGTATAAATTCAACCAAGAGTACACAAGCACTGACCTGGAAGTGATTACTTAAACCCTTGTTGACCAGAAGTCGCACTCCCTCCATCTGAACTGGGAAGACCTCTGAAGGTCAGGAATAAAAATCTGTGTGTCAATACGATGTGACTGTTCTGCTCAACACCGCATCGCCTGCGTTTGGTTTTACTGTTCTTGATCATATTCGCAGAGATACACAAAGAATAAGAGTCTGATTAAAGTCTGAAAAGGTCATCAAGCAAATAGCGCTTCTCACACACCTTTGCATTTACGATGGCACTCCTCAAACGTGCCTGGGTTAGGGAGAGAGCCTTCTGTCTCTGCCCCAGGCTGACCAGCTGTGCCTGGGGATGGCGGAACCGGAGAGACCGGAGGCATGGAGAACCCTGGAAGCATGGTCCCTAGTCCAGGGCCCCCTTGGGTGCCACCCCCAGATCCAGGGGGGTTTGGGGAGCTGGCAGCCAACACACTGCCCATGCTGAGACGTAAACATCAATGTTATtaagcaaattttacaataaccCTGTTTACTAGGTCAAAGTAAAACAACTGGATGAGAGCTCCATtgcaaatctttttttttaattatttagttAAAGTGTTAGTTAGCTACACATGTCTTATGCCTTCAAAATACGAAAATCTGATGTTTTTGGCGCTTTTGGGGCACAAACCCTGTTTTAAAGGGCCCGAGCGCCTAAATGAAGAGACTTTACACCGCGTAACCTTGCGGGAGCGACAGCACCACGGTGAGCTAACCGAGCTAAGTAACGCTATGGCGCCAGGCTACCACGGCAAACCGCTGCACCGTTCACCAAAACGACAGACTGCAAGTTGCGGACGTTAGCTCAAATTTCTGCTGACGAACCAGTTTTATTAGACGAAAGAAAAACAGTTTGTGGAGCCGCAGCTCGGCCGCCGTGACCCGCGTCACTGGGCAACACGGCGGGTTAGCTTGGGTGCTAACGCTAGCTCGCGAGCCTGCCGGCTAACGCTTAGTGGTCGCCCGACTCTAGAGGGGCTATGCTGGCTAGCTACATTTCCTTACGAGGCGGGATATTGgaatttaattaataaattaataaaagtaCTTGTGGGGCCTCGTGTAATACTCACGTTGTGTAATGCAGTCCAGTTACACGGCTATGAAGCACCGGTAGGATGTGAGGGTCAACCTACACGACTGACGCCTTGGCCCGCCCATTCCGCCTCTGCCGTACCTGCATTGGCTGACGCGTGCTACAATTGTAAAGCGATTGGTTAAAGCGGAGATTTCTTCTGAATTAATACGCGATAAAAAAGGAGCGTCAGCGTGCGACGTAATATTGGCCACGCCTCCTCCAGGGTGAATCGGCTCAGTTCCTGAATAACCCTCTATAACTCTATTTGGGACCATATCCATCCTCTGCATTTTCTAAAGTAGGTGGCTTGAGATTATCTGCACTActtataatattttaaaaatgcccGTCAAGTTATCAAATGTTCACTTTCATACTctcatttttaaaaacaaaactctCCACAAATAAAGAATAAATCTGTTATTTAAACTTggttttaaaaaaattatttgttgGTCAGTCAGGTTTTCTTATTGTCAGGTTTTCTTACTTAACCTCAACAGTCAGCTGTACATCTACTCAGGCATTGCAAAATAACACTAGCTGGTCTTTGATGTTCATACAGTTGTCATGCATTGGAGGAGTTCTGGACGGTCATCTCCTTACTCCACATTTAGATCCACGAGAGACGGCATTTAGATCCTTGTGAGTGGGCCGTGGGTACAGTTCGCTTTTCCATACATACTTTTTCAATAATAGGAAAAGTAGATTTTTTTCAACATATCAGGACACTTTTGTGATCTCTGGCACTGGAAATTGCCAAATGTTTACAGTTTTAATCACACCCAAATAAACCAATGAATAAAGAGTCAAAATCACTTTTAACGTTTGCCTTTACTATTAGCATAAGCTAGTTGGTAACATTAGCAGatataatattaattaatattaatattaatattaatattgttACTGCAGAACCTAGAATGTGGAATAATTTACTTTTTCAACTTTCAACCCATTTTATTTGTCAAGATATTTTTCAATGTTAggacaatttattttttaaacaataaaacaaactaGTATTCAAATCACTTTAGCTTTCAGTATTAGCAAATATATTCATAACTGGATCTGCAGCATAAAAAGCTGATGTATGCTAATGTGAAATTAGATAATTAAATTGAAATGCCACTTTGTAACATTTTAGTTAGTGGCCTATTATTTTTTGTTAATGGAATATAATCATATTTCTTAGTGAGAATTTAGTTTTACCTGTGTTGACCAGAAGAGGTCAGTAGCTGTATACGTATGACGATGGGATCGCTTTTTCCCTTAAATAAAGGCAGTGTTTAATTAAATGGTCTATCATCTAGACGTTTTTCATAGCAGGCTAAATTTAAGTATATGCCAAAAGTATTTTAGAAACTCGTGTTCTTTAGAAAACACCAAGCCATCTAGTGTGCATGTGGCCAATGAGAAGACGTTTTAGAAGACCTTTCGGGTAATTATTTAAAACGTATGAGAACCTATATAACTTGCTGTAATTACTTCACTATTTAATTGAATGGGTTATGGTGTCTCAGAACATCCACAGAGTTCAGATCCACCAGACAGAGCATGATATGCTTACCTGTCAGAAATCTTTTGAAATAAACTACttaaaatgttcttattttttatAAAACTATAAGCAATAAAAGTTAATGCAAAGCAACGCGTTACATTTCTGGTATTATTTTTGAATGGTTCCATCCTTCACACTACATTATGCAGTGTAATTAGTACTACTTTATGCTTCTGGTCCCTCACCGTGAATTTATGCTTCGCTGTTCAGGTTTATTTCTGCTTGGCTGCTTTTATTGCAGCTGAATGACAGAATTCACACTCCAGCACTCACATCTCCAACATGTGAGTTCAGCCCAGGCCATTACTGGCCATGCTCAACTGTCTCTATATTTCTTCAAATTCaaatcatgcacacacacacacacacacacacacacacacacacacacacacacacacacacacacacacacaccatgagagACGAGTTTGTGTTCAATGCCAGCGCAgagacctgaaacacacacacacacacacacagagagagagagagagagagagagagagagagagataacttTCACATCAGCTGCTTTCCTTTCCATTGTTGGTGCACATTGCAGACTGCTGCAATCCCAAGCTCCTTTGGGACACACTGCTGGCATATCATACTGTGCTGCAAAAAGACGCTAACACTGCTGTGCGTGATTCACGGCTGAATAAAGCACATCGCCACCAGGGGGCAACACAATTATTTAAGGAATGAATTGCCTAAAACAGGGAGCATGCGGTTAAGACTCTGCTGCAGACCAATTGAGAAGCTGAAGCCAAAGTTTTTCATGTGTGGAGTGCAGCCAGCCGAGTGTGAAGATTGTGAGTCTTTGATCAGTCCAAGTTGACCTTCATCAAAGCCAAGTTACTTCAGCCATCAACGTGACAGGACCGAAATTCCCAGGGACATCTTGAACAGGAAGTGTGTTGTCAGACATCAGCTGATGGTGCATAAGTAACCATTTCCTTCCCCTGTCCAACACAGGACAGTTAAACTGACAAAGGAGAGGTTATAAATAGAAATGCCTGAGTTGGAAGAAGCCCACATAACTTTTCATGAATACTGACTGAAAGGTGATTATTAGAAGCCTTGTGGTATATGGAAGTGATTTATGAGAAGTAATTGTTGTGTTTCACCCAACTCAATAACAGAAATACACTGCTCAAAGCAGGGGCACAGTGACaccattatttttttataactgGTTCTGATTGAACCTCAAACCCAAATATAAACTTGATTTATAtggcactttttacaacagctgtTGTCCCAAAGCAGTTTTACACATGCTCAAGATGAAATCAACAATGAAGAGCAATGTGGTTCACAAAGCTGATAATAAATATCCTCCAGTAGGTTTGGGACAATGAGCACAAAATGGCTGACGGGTGGCCATACAGGTTTAGGTTCAAGCATGACAATACACAGAGGCTGAAATGCAAAAAGTCACATATGTCTTTTCATCTTCTGAAATTAGTAGCACAATCTGCTTTTAGGTCCACTATTGTGAGACAGCTGGCATCTGATCTTCAAACACACTTGATGTTCCTCACGCGAACATCAAATACATCACAGCATCTGCTCGGGCTGCCTGCTGTTTGTCATAGAACAGCTTCTCCACAGGGATATTAATAACCATTAATAACTTCCTCAAGCCTCAGCCTGTTTAATCTGCAGTGTATGGTCTCTCCTGTTTGATGTGCTCAGGAACACAGGATGAAAGTGTACAATGCAGTCAGTGTGCTTCAGCAAACGCCCAGGTGTAATTGCCACGCAAGTGCGCAGTGTGTGTAGGCGTGATTTACAGTGGTGGAGTGCGGGCTGACACTGTGATGATGAAGAGGGCTGTGATGATGAAGAGGGCTGGTGTGCGACTGCTCCTGGAGGGAGGGTGCGGCGTGAGCTCAAGGTGAGCGAGCGCAGGAGCTATTTTTGGAGCGAAGCCCTTATTGTAGGTCAGTGGCAAGTCACTGCAGTGTTTGACATCTTGGTTTTAGCGCACATGCGACGGCTTGGCTGTGACGCTGCTCTAGACACATATGGAGACTGTATATTTATTTCATGGGAATTGATTTTAAAAGCTGGCTCAAATCCTAATAGCAGTCTTTATAAGCTCGGGTTGAGACCGATTCTAAAATGAGCTGAGTTGCAGTTTTTTGCCAATAGATTCCAAAATCTACCAATGCAGGTTCATATCTATATGTTTCTCATATGTTCATGTGGGTGACTGAAAACCATCTTAACCAGACATCTCCAGTGGATGCCAGATCAGCTTTCTCTCCATAGACCAGAGTAGCTGAGACTCCCACACATATACTGAAGTGGATACTTGGATTAAACATAATGTATTAAAGCATGGGCAGTTTATTAGTTGGGCAATGCAAGGAGGATGATTTCTCTCTTGAGTCTCAGACCTCTCAAGATTTCTTCTTTAATCCTCCCAGGGAGTTTCGCATGCTACTGCCAccactggcttgctcattagggacctGGTCCGAGCATCTGTAAAGCTGCCTTGTGATAATACATGTTGtataaagtgctatataaataactttGATTTGACTTTGATTGGGCTTAATGTATAGTCTCTGATTTGTTATGGTTATTAGATATGTGGCATTGGTCGTTCACATTAATTACATATGACTTAGAAATGACATTATGTATGAGGCTTGATTTATATAAAAAGCAAATTCATATTATTCATATTAATTTATTCAGTATGTCATCTTCTAAGTGCACCCATGATGTACATCAGTGTTCAGTGATTAGCCTCGTCTCTCAGTAACCCAACCCAGTTTGATCAGAGGATAACGTGCTGGAAACCCAGACATAACACAGCAAATAAACAAACCCAGACATAacacagcaaacaaacaaacacagacatgatacagcaaacaaacaaacccagaCATAACCCAACATATAAACAAACCCTGACATAacacagcaaacaaacaaacccagacataacacagcaaacaaacaaacatagaCATGATACAGCAAAGAAACAAACCCAGACATAACCCAACATATAAACAAACCCTGACATAACACAGCAAATACACAAACCAGACATAacacagcaaacaaacaaacccagaCATAATGCAGCAAATAAACAAAGCCAGACATGACACAGCAAAAAACAAACCTTCTGTCTCCTGGGCTGCTAAATTCATGTCTGTTCTGACTTGCTTCCAAAAATAAGACGTGGTACCTTCACATGGAACATGGAAAGAATGAGTATGTCAATTAGAGCACCTTCAGTGGACCATGTCACATCTCACTAACTAAACTGTTTGAGTCCGCTTACCCAGGAGGAAAACTGTGAACTTTCAGTCAGTCATTCTGGGAGAAAGAGATATGTGTTTTCTTTCAAATGAAATTGATCAGCTTTTGAATGTTTGAGAAGCTCCACCACAATCGTTTCCTCGAGCTATTTACGGGTAGCTGTTAAACCAGTGTTGCATGTCTGAATACAACTGAGTCTTGAGCTACAGTGGAAACTCTGATCTCTGATATTAATATTTAAGAAGATCCTATAAGGAATCCAGGTTACATTAATCCAGGTTACATTTGCCCTGACAGAAGTGCTTCCCAGCCTCACAGGTAAATGGAGTCCTTTCTGAATTCCTATGAACATATCTGTTCTAACTTATTTGAAGGCCTGTGAAATGACATAACACTGCCACCACACTGTAATTTTAATTGCTAATGAATCAGTGACTCAGTTCCATGGCCACATATCCTCTGCAGCTTCACTGCAGCACGAGAACCTAACAGCTGTGTCTAAGATATTTTTATACATGCCGTATACGTACATTCTGATGAGCGGACACTGGGAACCACAGAACCAATTCGTGGAAAATGCCTGTTGTGATTCTGTGTAAAGAAAAACTTCTCCTGGATTTATACCCAAATGGATTGAGTCTTTTTTCTGGGAGAGACTAAGCTCCTGCCTAAACCCTCTTTAAGCAGAAAAGGTCAAACTGTTTTGAAACACACAGTTTTCCCACTGTTGCTTGCACCCACATTCGTCAGCCTTTATCGAGCCCTCCCACTCCCACGCAGTTGCCATTTACACGTGAAACCGTCTACACGCTGCTGTTTTCCTTAGGTTGGCATGTTCCTTACAGCACTGGCAGCACACACCCCTGTGCGACCGGCACCCTGATGTTTCGGGCCAGCACTATGCGCAAAGGAAGCAATCGTGACGAGTCCGATGATGGCACTGACACTCAGGCACAATGGTGACAAGTTTAACCATTCTCTCTCTGTTAGGTGCACCGTTTGTCATGAACaactttatattatatttatcataaCTGTATCACAAAGTGTGGTAGCTTGGAGCATGCCCAGTATGGGATTGCATGATATGACTAtatagtatatgtatgggtGCACTGGCCTACAGGGGTATTGTTATACATGATAGTCCTGTGTGTATTATATCAGGGGAAAGTGCTCATGTGTGCTTATTGGTCCCAGAGCGGAACGCTTGCAGTCAGAGTATAGTGCTGTTTCCATGCTCACACAGCCTGGCGTGGATCCTGCAGCCTTCAGCGGGTGACAGATGGCGACGGACATGTTGCAGGGGAAGGGTCAAGGGTGGGGAAGGTGAGGGGTCAAGGGTGGGGAAGGTGAAGGGTCATGGGTGGGGAAGATGAGGAGTCAagggtggagaaggtgaggGGTCAAGGGTGGGGAAGGTGAAGGGTCAagggtggagaaggtgaggGGTCAAGGGTGGGGAAGGTGAAGGGTCAagggtggagaaggtgaggGGTCAAGTGTGGGGGAGGTGAAGGCTCAAGGGTGGGGAAGATGAGGGGGTCTGTTTAAAGGGAGATGATTCTCTGCTCTACAAAGGCCAGGTGACAAGATGTACGTGAGACGTTCATGTGACTTGAGGCACTTTACTTGTGGCCACATGGGGGCGAAGACTCAGGGCGAAAATTTTGAGCATTAGgtgtcatgatggagatgatgcgCTCTGCCACGAGTTCGTGGTCATGCTAA is a window from the Brachyhypopomus gauderio isolate BG-103 chromosome 13, BGAUD_0.2, whole genome shotgun sequence genome containing:
- the tomm40 gene encoding mitochondrial import receptor subunit TOM40 homolog: MGSVLAASSPNPPGSGGGTQGGPGLGTMLPGFSMPPVSPVPPSPGTAGQPGAETEGSLPNPGTFEECHRKCKEVFPVQMEGVRLLVNKGLSNHFQVSHTITLSTLGDSGYRFGATYVGSKQTGPAESFPVIVGDMDNTGSLNAQIIHQLTTHVRSKIAIQTQQHKFVNWQCDAEYRGDDFTAAVTLGNPDVLVGSGILVAHYLQSLSPALALGGELVYHRRPGEEGTVTSLVGRYTGSNYVATLTVGGAGAHASYYHKANEQLQVGVEFETSTRMQETSVSFGYQVDLPKANLQFKGSLDSNWVVGATLEKKLQPLPLSLALGAFLNHRKNKFQCGFGVTIG